A portion of the Leifsonia sp. EB41 genome contains these proteins:
- a CDS encoding DUF6186 family protein codes for MRWVTIGGFVLCGLLIVALVVQSRRRPDRIAPLGSLLDRVMADRAARVTILLFWWWIGWHFLVTPPTV; via the coding sequence ATGAGGTGGGTCACCATCGGCGGCTTCGTGCTGTGCGGCCTCCTGATCGTGGCGCTCGTCGTCCAGTCCCGGCGCCGCCCCGACCGGATCGCCCCGCTCGGCAGCCTCCTCGACCGCGTGATGGCCGACCGGGCGGCGCGGGTCACCATCCTGCTGTTCTGGTGGTGGATCGGCTGGCACTTCCTGGTCACGCCGCCGACCGTGTGA
- a CDS encoding glycoside hydrolase family 3 N-terminal domain-containing protein — protein MRRARGTTAAALLVLATTLLVSTLGGCAASGSAHPREAAPTPSATASATIDPVQGYADERLRNLTLRQKVASLFMLHAPGTDPAALRQFVDRYGLGGVILMPDNIPATPQALAAETAATRASDPGLPPLLGIDEEGGDVTRLPWDRLPGAEALRALPPAATQQAFAQRAALLKQAGVNLNFGTIADVTADPYSFIADRILGTDPASAAARVAASVTGERGTVLSTLKHFPGHGETDADSHRTVPTAAADHARWAAQDAPTFRAGIAAGAEVVMFGHLAYSGVDAAPASLSPAWHRILTDELGFHGVSITDDLRMLQDTGLPQYQDAGANAVAAVAAGNTMVLMIQGAQDPDALIDAVVAAVHSGRIPLAQVDRDARALLVLRLSLAARG, from the coding sequence ATGCGCCGCGCCCGAGGGACGACGGCCGCCGCCCTCCTGGTGCTCGCGACGACGCTGCTCGTGTCGACATTGGGTGGATGCGCGGCCAGCGGTTCGGCGCACCCTCGTGAGGCCGCTCCGACCCCGTCGGCCACAGCGTCGGCGACGATCGACCCGGTTCAGGGCTACGCGGACGAGCGCCTCCGGAACCTGACGCTCCGCCAGAAGGTGGCGAGCCTGTTCATGCTGCACGCACCGGGCACCGATCCGGCCGCGCTGCGCCAGTTCGTCGACCGCTACGGGCTGGGCGGCGTCATCCTGATGCCGGACAACATCCCCGCCACGCCTCAGGCGCTGGCGGCCGAGACCGCGGCGACCCGGGCCTCCGATCCCGGCCTGCCCCCGCTACTCGGGATCGACGAGGAGGGCGGCGACGTCACCCGGCTGCCCTGGGACCGCCTGCCCGGCGCCGAGGCGCTGCGCGCGCTCCCGCCGGCGGCGACCCAGCAGGCGTTCGCGCAGCGCGCAGCGCTCCTGAAGCAGGCCGGCGTGAACCTCAACTTCGGGACCATCGCCGATGTGACGGCCGACCCGTACTCGTTCATCGCCGACCGCATCCTCGGGACCGATCCGGCCTCCGCGGCCGCACGCGTCGCCGCGTCGGTGACGGGGGAGCGGGGGACGGTGCTCAGCACGCTCAAGCACTTCCCCGGCCACGGCGAGACGGACGCCGACTCGCACCGCACCGTCCCGACCGCCGCCGCCGACCACGCCCGCTGGGCCGCGCAGGACGCGCCGACCTTCCGCGCGGGCATCGCGGCGGGCGCGGAGGTGGTGATGTTCGGCCACCTCGCCTACAGCGGGGTGGACGCGGCGCCGGCTTCCCTGTCGCCCGCCTGGCACCGGATACTCACGGACGAGCTCGGCTTCCACGGTGTGAGCATCACCGACGACCTCCGGATGCTGCAGGACACCGGCCTGCCGCAGTACCAGGACGCGGGCGCGAACGCGGTCGCCGCCGTTGCGGCGGGCAACACGATGGTCCTGATGATCCAGGGCGCCCAGGACCCGGACGCCCTCATCGACGCGGTCGTCGCCGCTGTGCATTCGGGACGCATCCCGCTCGCGCAGGTGGACAGGGACGCCCGCGCGCTGCTCGTCCTGCGGCTGTCGCTCGCAGCGCGCGGGTGA
- a CDS encoding carbohydrate ABC transporter permease codes for MTTSTQLPPEVRKVVTDVVEDGDRIEPRRRRPRRRRGQDSADRGILSISDRRKRGVRWGSRSVNTVLLIVLLIVGLGPLLWLAKSAITPTQDTLATPMALWPHGVDWANLSTAWSTVHIDVQFMNTIWVAAGSWAMQVLVATTGGYALSVLRPKYGAVLYGLILCTLFVPSVVLLVPLYLTILDPPLLGQSLINRFWAVWLPAGASAFNLVLVKRFFDNLPREVFEAARTDGAGPFRLFWSIVLPMSKPILGVVSVFAIIAAWKDYLWPLLVLRDPGIQPLSVRLPTLQAAIELDVYLAALAISTLIPIVLFLVFQGLFLRSAGLGGAVKG; via the coding sequence TTGACCACCTCGACCCAGCTCCCGCCCGAAGTCCGGAAGGTCGTCACCGACGTCGTGGAGGACGGCGACCGCATCGAGCCGCGCCGCCGCCGCCCGCGGCGCCGGCGTGGCCAGGACTCCGCAGACCGCGGAATCCTCTCGATCTCCGACCGGCGCAAGCGGGGAGTGCGCTGGGGCAGCAGGAGCGTCAACACCGTTCTGCTGATCGTGCTGCTGATCGTCGGGCTCGGCCCGCTGCTCTGGCTGGCGAAATCGGCGATCACCCCGACCCAGGACACGCTGGCCACGCCGATGGCGCTCTGGCCGCACGGCGTCGACTGGGCCAACCTCTCGACGGCGTGGTCGACGGTGCACATCGACGTGCAGTTCATGAACACGATCTGGGTCGCGGCAGGCTCCTGGGCCATGCAGGTGCTCGTGGCGACGACCGGCGGCTACGCCCTGAGCGTCCTGCGGCCGAAGTACGGCGCGGTGCTCTATGGACTCATTCTCTGCACGCTGTTCGTGCCGTCCGTGGTGCTGCTCGTACCGCTCTACCTGACCATCCTCGACCCGCCGCTGCTCGGCCAGTCGCTGATCAACAGGTTCTGGGCGGTGTGGCTGCCCGCGGGAGCCAGCGCGTTCAACCTCGTGCTGGTGAAGCGGTTCTTCGACAACCTGCCGCGCGAGGTGTTCGAGGCGGCGCGGACCGACGGCGCCGGACCGTTCCGGCTGTTCTGGTCGATCGTGCTGCCGATGTCGAAGCCCATCCTCGGCGTCGTGTCGGTGTTCGCGATCATCGCGGCGTGGAAGGACTACCTCTGGCCGCTGCTCGTGCTGCGCGACCCGGGCATCCAGCCGCTGTCGGTGCGGTTGCCCACGCTGCAGGCGGCGATCGAGCTCGACGTGTACCTGGCGGCGCTGGCGATCTCCACGCTCATCCCGATCGTGCTGTTCCTGGTGTTCCAGGGGCTGTTCCTGCGCTCGGCCGGGCTCGGAGGGGCCGTCAAGGGCTGA
- a CDS encoding carbohydrate ABC transporter permease translates to MTAIDRPSSVRRRSPLTWVRGGGLSTLLFLTPMLVIFGVFSWWPIVRSVVMSFQHTNLVSPPTWVGWDNFVQVVNDPLFWTAVGNTAWFALLALILGYPVPLVAAVLMSEVKRAKGLYSALAYLPVVVPPVVAVLLWKFFYDARPDGVFNTILGWVGIPPQPWIQSATQAMPSLVVEATWAAAGGTIIIYLAAITGVAPELYDAAEVDGAGIWQKIWHVTLPQLRAVLLITLILQIIGTAQVFLEPFLFTGGGPVNSTVTILLLIYRYAFQNSLGGDYGAATALSLMLAAFLAVLSLVYFRLTKSWSQN, encoded by the coding sequence ATGACTGCGATCGACAGACCCAGCTCCGTCCGCCGGAGGAGCCCCCTCACCTGGGTGCGCGGCGGCGGCCTCAGCACCCTGCTCTTCCTGACCCCGATGCTCGTCATCTTCGGCGTCTTCTCCTGGTGGCCCATCGTCCGCAGTGTGGTGATGAGCTTCCAGCACACCAACCTCGTCTCGCCGCCGACCTGGGTGGGCTGGGACAACTTCGTCCAGGTGGTGAACGACCCGCTGTTCTGGACGGCGGTCGGCAACACCGCCTGGTTCGCCCTCCTCGCGCTCATCCTCGGCTACCCGGTGCCGCTGGTCGCGGCCGTGCTGATGAGCGAGGTCAAGCGGGCGAAGGGCCTCTACAGCGCGCTGGCCTACCTGCCGGTGGTGGTGCCGCCGGTGGTCGCCGTGCTGCTCTGGAAGTTCTTCTACGACGCGCGGCCGGACGGCGTGTTCAACACGATCCTCGGCTGGGTCGGCATCCCGCCGCAGCCGTGGATCCAGTCGGCCACGCAGGCCATGCCCTCCCTCGTCGTCGAGGCCACCTGGGCGGCAGCGGGCGGCACCATCATCATCTACCTGGCCGCGATCACCGGCGTCGCTCCCGAGCTCTACGACGCAGCGGAGGTGGACGGCGCCGGGATCTGGCAGAAGATCTGGCACGTCACGCTGCCGCAGCTCCGCGCCGTCCTGCTCATCACCCTCATCCTGCAGATCATCGGCACAGCGCAGGTCTTCCTGGAGCCCTTCCTGTTCACGGGAGGCGGCCCGGTGAACTCGACGGTCACGATCCTGCTGCTGATCTACCGGTACGCGTTCCAGAACTCGCTCGGCGGCGACTACGGCGCCGCGACCGCGCTGAGCCTGATGCTCGCGGCGTTCCTGGCCGTGCTGTCGCTCGTCTACTTCCGTCTCACCAAGTCCTGGAGCCAGAATTGA
- a CDS encoding glycoside hydrolase family 13 protein, whose translation MDLSVLAATAAHPSPPADDPAWWRSAVIYQIYPRSFADGNGDGVGDLAGVRQHLGYLRDLGVDAIWFTPWYDSPLADGGYDVADYRRINPAFGDLAEAEALIREALELGIRTIIDIVPNHVSDRHPWFQAALAAGPGSPERERFWFRPGRGERGDGLPTGWVSNFSGDTWTRTANPDGTPGEWYLHLFSQQQPDLNWNHPDVRREHEDILRFWFDRGVAGVRIDSAALLVKDAALPEVPEAPGPGEHPNQDRDELHDIYRGWRELADSYEGTRVLVGELWLPDIDRFAKYLRPDELHTAFNFDFLARPWDADELRASIDQTLAAHAPVGAPSTWVLSNHDVTRPVTRYGREDSSFAFATKRSGTPTDLELGRRRSRAAALLTAALPGSLYLYQGDELGLPEVEDLPADRIEDPMHFRSGGVDPGRDGCRVPLPWRGTAAPFGFSPDGASAEPWLPQPSGWAALTVQAQQSDPASMLWLYTQALRIRRAEPGLGDGPLTWIPAPEGVLAFARGDAFLSVTNLSAAPVALPAHAAILLSSSPLDGGMLPPDSTAWLRTQH comes from the coding sequence GTGGACCTCTCCGTGCTGGCCGCGACGGCTGCGCATCCCTCACCGCCGGCCGACGATCCGGCGTGGTGGCGCAGCGCGGTCATCTACCAGATCTACCCGCGGAGCTTCGCCGACGGGAACGGGGACGGCGTCGGCGACCTGGCCGGAGTGCGGCAGCACCTCGGTTACCTGCGCGACCTCGGGGTCGACGCGATCTGGTTCACTCCCTGGTACGACTCGCCCCTCGCCGACGGAGGCTACGATGTCGCGGACTACCGCCGGATCAACCCCGCGTTCGGCGACCTGGCCGAGGCGGAGGCGCTGATCCGGGAGGCGCTGGAGCTCGGCATCCGCACCATCATCGACATCGTCCCCAACCACGTCTCCGACCGGCACCCGTGGTTCCAGGCGGCGCTGGCGGCCGGCCCCGGCTCGCCCGAGCGCGAGCGGTTCTGGTTCCGGCCCGGCCGCGGCGAGCGCGGCGACGGGCTGCCGACCGGCTGGGTGTCGAACTTCTCCGGCGACACCTGGACCCGCACGGCGAATCCCGACGGCACGCCGGGGGAGTGGTACCTGCACCTGTTCAGCCAGCAGCAGCCCGACCTCAACTGGAACCACCCGGACGTCCGGCGCGAGCACGAGGACATCCTGCGGTTCTGGTTCGACCGCGGCGTCGCCGGCGTCCGGATCGACTCGGCCGCCCTCCTGGTCAAGGATGCGGCGTTGCCGGAGGTGCCGGAGGCGCCCGGCCCTGGCGAGCACCCGAACCAGGACCGCGACGAGCTGCACGACATCTACCGCGGCTGGCGGGAGCTCGCCGACTCCTACGAGGGCACGCGGGTGCTCGTGGGGGAGCTCTGGCTGCCCGATATCGACCGGTTCGCGAAGTACCTGCGTCCGGACGAGCTGCACACGGCCTTCAACTTCGACTTCCTCGCCCGGCCGTGGGACGCCGACGAGCTGCGGGCGTCCATCGACCAGACCCTGGCGGCGCACGCTCCGGTCGGCGCGCCGAGCACCTGGGTGCTCTCCAACCACGACGTGACCAGGCCGGTGACCCGCTACGGGCGGGAGGACAGCTCCTTCGCCTTCGCGACGAAGCGCAGCGGGACCCCCACCGATCTCGAGCTCGGCCGTCGCCGCTCCCGCGCGGCCGCCCTCCTGACCGCCGCGCTGCCCGGCTCGCTGTACCTGTACCAGGGCGACGAGCTCGGCCTCCCCGAGGTGGAAGACCTGCCCGCCGACCGCATCGAGGACCCGATGCACTTCCGCTCCGGCGGCGTCGATCCAGGGCGGGACGGCTGCCGCGTGCCGCTGCCCTGGCGCGGTACGGCCGCTCCGTTCGGCTTCAGCCCGGACGGCGCGAGCGCAGAGCCGTGGCTCCCGCAGCCGTCGGGCTGGGCCGCGCTCACGGTCCAGGCGCAGCAGAGCGACCCGGCGTCGATGCTCTGGCTGTACACGCAGGCCCTGCGCATCCGGCGCGCTGAACCCGGCCTCGGCGACGGGCCCCTCACCTGGATCCCGGCGCCGGAGGGCGTGCTCGCGTTCGCCCGCGGCGACGCCTTCCTCAGCGTCACCAACCTCTCGGCGGCCCCGGTCGCGCTGCCCGCGCACGCCGCCATCCTGCTCAGCAGCAGCCCGCTCGACGGCGGGATGCTGCCTCCCGACTCCACGGCGTGGCTTCGAACACAGCACTGA
- a CDS encoding YceI family protein: MSIDIPGYKAGTWTIDPVHSEVGFSIRHLMISKVKGVFENFDATFVTAENPLESTVSAKASVASINTKNSDRDAHLRTGDFFLAEEFPTIDFVSTGVRHEDGEFLVDGDLTIKGVTKPVTFEFDFGGFGQDPYGNYKAGATAKTKVNREDFGLTYNAALETGGMLLGDDVTITLELQAVLAQA; the protein is encoded by the coding sequence ATGAGCATCGACATCCCCGGATACAAGGCCGGCACCTGGACCATCGACCCCGTGCACAGCGAGGTCGGCTTCAGCATCCGCCACCTCATGATCAGCAAGGTCAAGGGCGTCTTCGAGAACTTCGACGCCACCTTCGTCACCGCCGAGAACCCGCTGGAGTCGACCGTCTCCGCCAAGGCGTCGGTGGCCTCCATCAACACCAAGAACTCCGACCGCGACGCGCACCTGCGCACCGGCGACTTCTTCCTCGCGGAGGAGTTCCCGACCATCGACTTCGTCTCGACCGGCGTGCGCCACGAGGACGGCGAGTTCCTGGTCGACGGCGACCTCACGATCAAGGGCGTGACCAAGCCGGTCACCTTCGAGTTCGACTTCGGCGGCTTCGGCCAGGACCCGTACGGCAACTACAAGGCCGGCGCGACCGCGAAGACCAAGGTCAACCGCGAGGACTTCGGCCTCACCTACAACGCCGCGCTCGAGACCGGCGGCATGCTGCTCGGCGACGACGTCACCATCACCCTCGAGCTCCAGGCCGTCCTCGCCCAGGCCTGA
- a CDS encoding MFS transporter, with protein MATEKMTSLQLRVLLIAILASFVAFLDGAVINVALPAIDRELGGGLPLQQWVVDAYLVTLGSLILIAGSLSDVFGRKRILYVGLIGFGITSLLCAFAPTGVFLVLSRALQGVAGALLVPSSLAIIISRFEGPAQAKAIGRWTAWTGIAMIAGPVVGGFFVDALSWRWVFVINVVPIAVTLVLMWTLGDTDKGMGGRVDIIGAVLGSVGLAGTVFALIEQGTYGWGSPRVWIPFVVGVLSLVAFFIVETRVKQPMLPLGLFSVHNFWVGNLATAFVYGALSFGPLMVTLFLQQVAGFSAFVAGFVFIPSTLCMLLLSSYFGGLAGKYGPRFFMAAGPIVASAGFLWLLMVGTDVNYWFELLPAVLLFGVGLSMTVAPLTSAILGSIHPGQAGIGSAVNNAVARIAGLLTVAMAGFVIGEKLDVDGMHRAMLATAGLLIVGGVVSAIGIRNHEPAAAPIAVAAEKPPAIPK; from the coding sequence ATGGCCACCGAGAAGATGACGTCCCTGCAGCTGCGTGTGCTGCTGATCGCGATCCTGGCCAGCTTCGTCGCGTTCCTCGACGGGGCCGTCATCAACGTGGCGCTGCCCGCGATCGACCGGGAGCTCGGCGGCGGCCTGCCGCTGCAGCAGTGGGTGGTCGACGCCTACCTGGTCACGCTCGGCTCGTTGATCCTGATCGCCGGGTCGCTCTCGGACGTGTTCGGGCGCAAGCGCATCCTGTACGTCGGGCTGATCGGGTTCGGGATCACGTCGCTGCTGTGCGCGTTCGCGCCGACCGGGGTGTTCCTGGTGCTGTCGCGGGCCCTCCAGGGTGTGGCGGGGGCGTTGCTCGTCCCCTCCTCGCTGGCCATCATCATCTCCCGGTTCGAGGGGCCCGCCCAGGCCAAGGCGATCGGGCGCTGGACGGCGTGGACCGGCATCGCCATGATCGCGGGCCCCGTGGTCGGCGGGTTCTTCGTCGACGCGCTGTCCTGGCGCTGGGTGTTCGTCATCAACGTGGTCCCGATCGCGGTGACGCTCGTGCTGATGTGGACGCTCGGCGACACCGACAAGGGGATGGGCGGCCGCGTCGACATCATCGGTGCGGTGCTCGGGTCGGTCGGTCTGGCCGGGACGGTGTTCGCGCTGATCGAGCAGGGCACCTACGGCTGGGGGAGCCCGCGGGTCTGGATCCCGTTCGTGGTCGGAGTGCTGTCGCTCGTCGCCTTCTTCATCGTCGAGACGCGGGTGAAGCAGCCGATGCTGCCGCTCGGCCTGTTCTCGGTGCACAACTTCTGGGTGGGCAACCTGGCCACGGCGTTCGTCTACGGCGCGCTGTCCTTCGGGCCGCTCATGGTGACGCTGTTCCTGCAGCAGGTCGCCGGGTTCTCGGCGTTCGTCGCGGGCTTCGTGTTCATCCCGTCGACGCTCTGCATGCTGCTGCTGTCCAGCTACTTCGGCGGCCTGGCCGGGAAGTACGGCCCCCGGTTCTTCATGGCCGCAGGCCCGATCGTCGCCTCGGCCGGCTTCCTCTGGCTGCTGATGGTCGGGACCGACGTGAACTACTGGTTCGAGCTGCTGCCCGCTGTCCTGCTGTTCGGCGTCGGGCTCTCGATGACGGTCGCGCCGCTGACCAGCGCGATCCTCGGCTCCATCCACCCGGGCCAGGCGGGCATCGGCTCCGCGGTCAACAACGCGGTCGCCCGCATCGCCGGCCTGTTGACGGTCGCGATGGCCGGTTTCGTGATCGGCGAGAAGCTGGACGTGGACGGGATGCACCGGGCGATGCTCGCGACGGCGGGCCTGCTCATCGTCGGCGGCGTGGTGTCGGCCATCGGCATCCGCAACCACGAGCCGGCCGCCGCGCCGATCGCGGTCGCGGCGGAGAAGCCTCCCGCTATCCCGAAGTGA
- a CDS encoding UbiA family prenyltransferase: MASKPISLLLASHPGPTAVVTVVAVGLGVGLGYPPGRLAVLALAILLGQLSIGWSNDWLDATRDREVARADKPAARGDVPLGLVRASAFVALALSLAVTAFLGAGALIAHAVAISGGWAYNLGLKSTAASFVPFAVSFGLLPAIATLGQEQPAWPAPWVLAAGALLGVAAHVTNVLPDLADDARTGIRGLPHRLGARASGLLAFGCLGVATVLITFGPGFPVRPLLLVGLVIGLAAVVAGVVLLLRRSPTRLLMQLIMTCALVDVAMLALAGQSITSG, encoded by the coding sequence ATGGCGTCCAAGCCGATCTCGCTGCTGCTCGCCAGCCACCCCGGGCCCACCGCGGTGGTGACGGTCGTCGCCGTCGGCCTCGGCGTCGGCCTCGGCTACCCGCCCGGACGGCTCGCCGTCCTGGCGCTCGCGATCCTGCTCGGCCAGCTCTCGATCGGCTGGTCCAACGACTGGCTCGACGCCACCAGGGACCGGGAGGTCGCGCGGGCGGACAAGCCCGCGGCCCGCGGCGACGTCCCGCTCGGCCTCGTGCGCGCGTCAGCGTTCGTCGCGCTCGCCCTCTCCCTGGCCGTCACCGCCTTCCTCGGCGCCGGCGCGCTGATCGCGCACGCGGTCGCGATTTCGGGCGGCTGGGCGTACAACCTGGGGCTCAAGTCGACCGCCGCCTCCTTCGTCCCGTTCGCGGTGAGCTTCGGGCTCCTGCCCGCCATCGCGACTCTCGGTCAGGAGCAGCCGGCGTGGCCGGCGCCCTGGGTCCTCGCGGCCGGCGCGCTGCTCGGCGTCGCGGCGCACGTCACCAACGTGCTGCCCGACCTCGCCGACGACGCCCGCACCGGCATCCGCGGCCTTCCGCACCGCCTCGGCGCGCGGGCCAGTGGCCTGCTGGCGTTCGGCTGCCTCGGGGTGGCGACCGTGCTGATCACATTCGGCCCCGGGTTCCCGGTGCGCCCGCTGCTCCTCGTCGGCCTCGTGATCGGGCTGGCGGCGGTCGTCGCGGGCGTCGTGCTGCTGCTGCGGCGCAGCCCGACCCGGCTGCTCATGCAGCTCATCATGACCTGCGCGCTCGTCGACGTGGCGATGCTGGCCCTGGCCGGCCAGTCGATCACTTCGGGATAG
- a CDS encoding extracellular solute-binding protein gives MKSPRTIAAVAAVTIAGVGLLAGCSSSGSDSSDGKVHITVASLIPGSDKAAFKAFDDRVKEFEKANPNIVLKSEEYQWTGPTFATQLAGGTLPDVFNVPFTDSQSLLQAGQLADITAEVNKLPYASKFNENVLAVAKSGDKIYGIPYGPYAMGLSYNRDIFQKAGLDPNKPPTTWDEVRADAKIISEKVPGVAGYMQMTQGNTGGWELTTTTYARGGRMETVENGKTKVTADNPVTKDALQWLHDLRWSDNSVGSNFLLDWSGINQAFGAGQIAMYPSGSDVLTALVQQNHVDPKSYGLTMLPVDTSDKNAGVLVGGNVAAVSPKSSQAQKDAAVKWIDFYYMQKLLNQDQAVADAKVLAKSGQPVGVPTLPVFDKATYDQNMQWIKDEVNIPLDNVAPFTDKIFDANLVPEPNKHTQELYGALDSVVQAVLTDKNANIDQLLSTVDSNIQKLVDADK, from the coding sequence ATGAAGTCACCAAGGACGATCGCGGCCGTCGCCGCGGTCACCATCGCCGGGGTGGGGCTCCTGGCCGGATGCTCGTCATCCGGCTCGGACTCCAGCGACGGCAAGGTCCACATCACCGTCGCGAGCCTCATCCCCGGCAGCGACAAGGCTGCGTTCAAAGCCTTCGACGACCGGGTCAAGGAGTTCGAGAAGGCCAACCCGAACATCGTGCTCAAGTCCGAGGAGTACCAGTGGACCGGGCCGACGTTCGCGACGCAGCTCGCGGGCGGAACGCTGCCTGACGTGTTCAACGTCCCGTTCACCGACTCGCAGTCGCTGCTGCAGGCCGGCCAGCTCGCCGACATCACCGCCGAGGTGAACAAGCTGCCGTACGCGAGCAAGTTCAACGAGAACGTGCTCGCGGTCGCCAAGAGCGGGGACAAGATCTACGGGATCCCCTACGGCCCGTACGCGATGGGGCTGTCGTACAACCGCGACATCTTCCAGAAGGCCGGGCTGGACCCGAACAAGCCGCCGACGACCTGGGACGAGGTCCGCGCGGACGCCAAGATCATCTCCGAGAAGGTGCCGGGCGTCGCGGGCTACATGCAGATGACGCAGGGCAACACCGGCGGCTGGGAGCTCACCACCACGACGTACGCGCGCGGTGGCCGGATGGAGACCGTCGAGAACGGCAAGACGAAGGTCACCGCCGACAACCCGGTCACCAAGGACGCGCTGCAGTGGCTGCACGACCTGCGCTGGAGCGACAACTCGGTCGGCAGCAACTTCCTGCTCGACTGGAGCGGCATCAACCAGGCGTTCGGCGCGGGCCAGATCGCGATGTACCCGTCGGGCTCCGACGTGCTCACCGCCCTGGTGCAGCAGAACCACGTCGACCCGAAGAGCTACGGCCTCACGATGCTGCCCGTCGACACCAGCGACAAGAACGCGGGCGTGCTCGTCGGGGGCAACGTCGCGGCGGTCAGCCCGAAGTCGTCGCAGGCGCAGAAGGACGCCGCTGTGAAGTGGATCGACTTCTACTACATGCAGAAGCTCCTCAACCAGGACCAGGCCGTCGCCGACGCGAAGGTCCTGGCCAAGTCGGGCCAGCCGGTCGGTGTGCCGACGCTGCCGGTCTTCGACAAGGCCACCTACGACCAGAACATGCAGTGGATCAAGGACGAGGTGAACATCCCGCTCGACAACGTGGCGCCGTTCACCGACAAGATCTTCGACGCCAACCTGGTCCCGGAGCCGAACAAGCACACGCAGGAGCTGTACGGCGCGCTCGACTCGGTCGTGCAGGCCGTGCTGACGGACAAGAACGCGAACATCGACCAGCTCCTCAGCACGGTTGACAGCAACATCCAGAAGCTCGTCGACGCCGACAAGTAA
- a CDS encoding LacI family DNA-binding transcriptional regulator has protein sequence MSKRLAEVARKVGVSEATVSRVLNDKPGVSDATRQAVLTALDVLGYERPSKLRGERARLVGLVLPELQNPIFPAFAEIIGGALAQNGYTPVLCMQTAGGISEADYVELLLQQQVSGVIFVGGAYAQQDASHEHYSRLTELHLPTVLVNAPVDALHFATVSCDDSVATAQALGHLRSLGHERIGLLLGPRDHVPSQRKLAAARRIFAETGHELDEELVVHSLYSLEAGQAAAARLLKAGVTAIVCASDPMALGAIRAVRRAGLSVPRDVSIVGYDDSALMNSTEPPLTTIRQPIEPMGRTVIELLLRQISSDSALRDELLFEPELVVRGSTGPAAHTVS, from the coding sequence ATGTCGAAACGTCTGGCGGAAGTGGCGCGCAAGGTCGGAGTGAGCGAGGCGACGGTGAGCCGCGTGCTCAACGACAAGCCGGGCGTCTCCGACGCGACCCGGCAGGCGGTGCTGACCGCACTGGACGTGCTCGGCTACGAACGTCCGAGCAAGCTGCGCGGGGAGCGGGCGCGCCTGGTCGGGCTGGTGCTTCCCGAGCTGCAGAACCCGATCTTCCCGGCCTTCGCCGAGATCATCGGCGGCGCGCTCGCACAGAACGGCTACACCCCGGTGCTCTGCATGCAGACGGCAGGTGGCATCTCCGAGGCCGACTACGTCGAGCTGCTGCTGCAGCAGCAGGTGTCCGGCGTCATCTTCGTCGGCGGCGCCTACGCACAGCAGGACGCGTCGCACGAGCACTACTCGCGGCTCACCGAGCTGCACCTCCCGACGGTGCTGGTCAACGCGCCGGTCGACGCGCTGCACTTCGCCACGGTCTCCTGCGACGACTCCGTGGCCACGGCGCAAGCTCTCGGCCACCTGCGCTCGCTCGGCCACGAGCGGATCGGGCTGTTGCTCGGGCCGCGCGACCACGTCCCGTCGCAGCGCAAGCTCGCCGCCGCCCGGCGCATCTTCGCCGAGACCGGCCACGAGCTCGACGAGGAGCTGGTGGTGCATTCGCTGTACTCGCTGGAGGCGGGACAGGCGGCGGCCGCCCGGCTCCTGAAGGCCGGGGTGACGGCGATCGTGTGCGCGAGTGACCCGATGGCGCTCGGCGCGATCCGCGCCGTCCGGCGGGCCGGGCTGAGCGTGCCGCGCGACGTGTCGATCGTGGGCTACGACGACTCCGCGCTGATGAACAGCACGGAGCCTCCGCTGACCACCATCCGGCAGCCGATCGAGCCGATGGGCCGAACCGTCATCGAGCTCCTGCTCCGCCAGATCTCGAGCGACTCCGCCCTGCGCGACGAGCTGCTGTTCGAGCCGGAGCTGGTCGTGCGCGGGTCGACCGGACCGGCTGCGCACACGGTCTCGTAG